A DNA window from Leptolyngbya sp. KIOST-1 contains the following coding sequences:
- a CDS encoding YggS family pyridoxal phosphate-dependent enzyme, whose amino-acid sequence MTAAPSALSPNFDAIYQSIPPAVTLIAVTKFLPVEAIRAAYDKGVRHFGESRVQEAIAKQAQLSDLSDLTWHLIGHLQTNKARKAVEHFDWIHSVDSLKLAQRLDQAAQELGQKPRCCLQIKLVPDPPKYGFEATELDSLLPQLDQLTHLDLCGIMTIPPQGASPDTVREVFMGAKTLADTINQQGFTRLQIAQLSMGMSGDYREAIAYGATMVRLGTVLFGSRPLSPPAATPYD is encoded by the coding sequence ATGACCGCTGCCCCCAGCGCCCTGTCCCCCAACTTTGACGCCATTTACCAGAGCATTCCCCCCGCCGTAACGCTGATTGCGGTGACGAAGTTTTTGCCCGTAGAAGCGATTCGAGCCGCCTACGACAAAGGGGTCCGGCATTTTGGCGAAAGCCGAGTGCAGGAGGCGATCGCCAAGCAGGCCCAGCTGAGCGACCTGAGCGACCTGACCTGGCATCTGATCGGCCACCTGCAAACCAACAAAGCCCGTAAAGCAGTCGAACACTTCGACTGGATCCATTCGGTCGATAGCCTGAAGCTGGCCCAGCGGCTGGACCAGGCCGCCCAGGAGTTGGGCCAAAAGCCCCGCTGCTGCCTTCAGATCAAGCTAGTGCCCGACCCGCCCAAGTACGGCTTTGAAGCCACCGAGCTCGACTCTCTGCTGCCGCAGTTGGACCAGTTAACTCACCTCGACCTCTGCGGGATTATGACAATTCCGCCCCAGGGAGCCAGTCCCGATACCGTGCGGGAGGTGTTTATGGGTGCAAAAACCCTTGCCGACACCATTAATCAGCAAGGCTTTACCCGACTCCAGATTGCGCAGCTCTCGATGGGGATGTCGGGAGATTATCGGGAGGCGATCGCCTATGGGGCCACGATGGTGCGATTGGGTACAGTACTGTTTGGCTCCCGTCCGCTATCGCCCCCAGCCGCGACACCCTACGACTAA
- a CDS encoding energy-coupling factor transporter transmembrane component T family protein, whose amino-acid sequence MDLLRSLPIGLYLEQPTTWLHRLDPRVKMAWLMSILVSPILANAYWRFGLVALLVLLTLVGRIPFRVWRQQMGWLVVLSGIVMLLTFVMPDGLQVSQTPRLPTPAAMETLEDPPEVLPELPQPTGYRYVVVDWGPITVTRRSLDLGIRVGTLLFTLIYGTNLYLLTTAPEEITVALEALMAPLRWFKLPVTEIALTVTLSLRFIPLVLEEVQNLVRSVQTRAINWKKLGFRGSAQVWLAVMERLLENLLLRAEQIAAAMEVRGFTSPNEHRVRWYQLVLRSWDWFALGLLVVFWWARWVWGGEI is encoded by the coding sequence ATGGATCTTCTTCGCTCTCTACCCATTGGCCTTTACCTGGAGCAGCCGACCACATGGCTGCACCGGCTCGACCCTAGGGTCAAAATGGCCTGGCTGATGAGCATTTTGGTGTCGCCGATTCTGGCCAATGCCTACTGGCGGTTTGGGCTGGTGGCGCTGCTGGTGCTCCTTACCCTGGTGGGGCGAATTCCGTTTCGGGTGTGGCGGCAGCAGATGGGCTGGCTGGTGGTGCTCAGCGGCATCGTCATGCTGCTTACCTTTGTCATGCCCGATGGGCTTCAGGTCTCACAGACGCCCAGGTTACCGACTCCAGCGGCTATGGAAACCCTGGAGGATCCACCGGAGGTGCTACCGGAACTGCCCCAGCCGACGGGGTACCGCTACGTAGTGGTGGATTGGGGCCCGATTACAGTGACGCGGCGATCGCTCGATCTGGGCATTCGCGTCGGCACGCTGCTGTTTACCCTGATCTACGGCACCAACCTCTACCTGCTCACCACCGCGCCTGAGGAAATTACCGTGGCTCTGGAGGCGCTGATGGCGCCGCTGCGGTGGTTCAAGCTGCCCGTCACCGAAATTGCCCTGACGGTGACCCTCTCGCTCAGGTTTATCCCGCTGGTGCTGGAGGAAGTGCAGAATTTGGTGCGATCGGTGCAGACCCGCGCCATCAACTGGAAGAAGCTGGGCTTCCGCGGCTCGGCCCAGGTGTGGCTGGCGGTGATGGAGCGGCTGCTGGAAAATCTGCTGCTGCGGGCCGAACAGATAGCGGCGGCGATGGAGGTGCGCGGCTTTACCAGCCCCAACGAACACCGGGTGCGCTGGTACCAGCTGGTGCTCCGGTCATGGGACTGGTTTGCCCTGGGGCTGCTGGTGGTGTTCTGGTGGGCACGCTGGGTCTGGGGAGGGGAAATTTGA
- a CDS encoding PII-interacting protein PipX family protein codes for MVDDGQELYATLYAQRLFFVVTHSPTEGLVFQPLGRSNARLLLESRLRILRRAGQQADYDRLQHTYKQTFQ; via the coding sequence ATGGTAGACGATGGGCAGGAGCTGTATGCCACGCTCTACGCTCAGCGCTTGTTTTTTGTGGTGACTCACTCCCCCACCGAAGGGCTGGTGTTTCAGCCCCTGGGCCGCAGTAACGCCCGCCTCCTGCTAGAAAGCCGTCTGCGTATTTTGCGGCGGGCGGGTCAGCAGGCCGACTACGATCGCCTCCAGCACACCTATAAGCAAACCTTTCAATGA
- a CDS encoding anthranilate synthase component I produces MGLVCPGAAGGVLVGTLGLGRGNLSWWVRSQPLEQRTGSDVFQSLYGELLRQPSTTATLVALLESPYPLPALAQPHGIHSRFSIAAGPPRQRDGRFQSWTPAVGDILPTLSERLATGERLGLVGDEAEAAERTLPFIGGWLGWLGYDLAWEIERLPTLKADPLPFPIALWYEPATFAVLDHQAQRLWLFGPDSAALDGMEKQLAQPEDKAAFVPVPEGDRRAVTLGMTAAEYQQAVLQAKQHIQAGDVFQVNLSLRFATETTNHSWSLYRRLQRINPSPFACYWRTPWGDVISCSPERLVKLHNGTAQTRPIAGTRPRGSTPAQDAELAQTLLSNPKERAEHIMLVDLERNDLGRVCRWGSVRVDELLTVEYYSHVMHLVSNVVGELPIAPGAGSPGHPRPNRTAIDLIRAVFPGGTITGCPKVRCMEIIEALEPVRRSLFYGSCGYLDRRGHLDLNILIRTLLLGHSEGHPSAATVWGQVGAGIVADSDPAKEWQESLQKARAQLLALGLE; encoded by the coding sequence ATGGGACTGGTTTGCCCTGGGGCTGCTGGTGGTGTTCTGGTGGGCACGCTGGGTCTGGGGAGGGGAAATTTGAGCTGGTGGGTGCGATCGCAGCCCCTGGAGCAGCGTACCGGTAGCGATGTCTTTCAATCCCTCTACGGCGAGTTGCTGCGACAGCCGTCGACCACCGCCACGCTGGTCGCCCTACTGGAAAGTCCCTACCCGCTTCCGGCCCTAGCCCAGCCCCACGGTATCCACAGCCGGTTTTCCATTGCGGCCGGCCCCCCTCGGCAGCGAGATGGGCGGTTCCAGAGCTGGACTCCGGCGGTGGGCGACATTCTGCCAACCCTAAGCGAACGGCTGGCGACGGGCGAGCGGTTAGGCCTGGTCGGCGATGAGGCAGAGGCGGCTGAGCGCACCTTGCCTTTTATTGGCGGCTGGCTGGGCTGGTTGGGCTATGACCTGGCCTGGGAAATTGAGCGCCTGCCCACCCTCAAGGCCGACCCTCTGCCCTTTCCGATCGCGCTGTGGTACGAGCCTGCCACCTTTGCCGTGCTTGACCACCAGGCCCAGCGGCTGTGGCTGTTTGGCCCCGACTCAGCAGCTCTCGACGGGATGGAGAAGCAGCTGGCACAGCCCGAAGACAAGGCAGCCTTTGTCCCCGTCCCCGAGGGCGATCGCCGGGCCGTCACCCTGGGCATGACAGCGGCGGAATACCAGCAGGCGGTGCTGCAGGCCAAGCAGCACATCCAGGCCGGGGATGTGTTCCAGGTCAACCTGTCGCTGCGGTTTGCCACCGAGACCACCAACCACAGCTGGTCCCTGTACCGCAGGCTCCAGCGCATCAACCCGTCCCCCTTTGCCTGCTACTGGCGCACCCCCTGGGGCGATGTGATCAGCTGCTCCCCCGAGCGGCTGGTGAAGCTGCACAACGGCACCGCCCAGACCCGCCCCATCGCCGGCACCCGCCCCCGGGGATCCACCCCTGCCCAGGATGCCGAACTGGCCCAAACTCTACTGAGCAACCCCAAAGAGCGGGCCGAGCACATCATGCTGGTCGATCTGGAGCGCAACGACCTGGGTCGGGTCTGCCGGTGGGGCAGCGTGCGGGTGGACGAACTGCTGACGGTGGAATACTACAGTCATGTCATGCACCTGGTCAGTAATGTGGTGGGCGAGTTGCCGATCGCCCCTGGAGCTGGCAGTCCTGGGCATCCCCGACCCAATCGCACCGCTATCGACCTGATCCGCGCCGTCTTTCCCGGCGGCACCATCACCGGCTGCCCCAAGGTGCGCTGCATGGAAATCATCGAAGCCCTAGAGCCAGTGCGGCGCAGCCTGTTCTACGGCTCCTGCGGCTATTTAGATCGGCGTGGCCATCTCGATCTCAATATTTTGATTCGCACCCTGCTGCTGGGGCATAGTGAGGGCCACCCGTCGGCCGCTACCGTATGGGGGCAGGTGGGGGCAGGCATCGTTGCCGATAGCGATCCGGCTAAGGAGTGGCAGGAATCTCTGCAAAAGGCCAGAGCCCAACTACTGGCCCTGGGTTTGGAATAA
- the der gene encoding ribosome biogenesis GTPase Der produces MPLPVVAVIGRPNVGKSTLVNRLAGAKDAIVYDEPGVTRDRTYQPAFWRDRDYLVVDTGGLVFDDDTEFLPYIREQAQLALAEASAAVFVVDGQVGPTESDREIATWLRQQSVPVLLAVNKCESLDHGLVQAAQFWELGLGEPYAVSGIHGTGTGDLLDALVEFLPETVEEAEAEEIKVAIVGRPNVGKSSLLNAFVGEARAIVSPISGTTRDAIDMQVQHGEKIYRLIDTAGIRKKKSVEYGPEFFGINRAFKAIRRADVVLLVIDALDGVTEQDQKLAGRIEEDGRACVIVVNKWDAVEKDSHTIYDFDHQIAARLNFLDWAKRIFVSAKTGQRVPKILELVDQAVEQHRRRVSTSVVNEVLEDAVKWHTPPTTRQGRQGRIYYGTQVTVRPPSFTLFVNDPHLLKDNYRRYVERQFRENLGFEGTPIRIFWRGKAMRDLERNNPNRATKV; encoded by the coding sequence ATGCCACTGCCTGTTGTTGCGGTTATCGGACGCCCCAATGTGGGCAAATCTACCCTGGTGAACCGACTGGCCGGGGCAAAGGATGCCATCGTCTACGACGAGCCGGGGGTAACGCGCGATCGCACCTACCAGCCCGCCTTCTGGCGCGATCGCGACTACCTGGTGGTCGATACCGGCGGCCTGGTATTTGACGACGACACCGAATTTTTGCCCTATATCCGCGAGCAGGCCCAGCTTGCCCTGGCGGAGGCCAGCGCGGCGGTGTTTGTAGTGGATGGTCAGGTTGGCCCCACCGAGTCTGACCGGGAGATTGCCACCTGGCTCAGGCAGCAGTCCGTCCCCGTGCTGCTGGCAGTGAACAAGTGTGAATCCCTCGATCACGGCCTGGTGCAGGCGGCTCAGTTTTGGGAGTTGGGCCTGGGCGAACCCTACGCCGTCTCGGGCATCCACGGCACTGGCACTGGCGATCTGCTCGATGCCCTGGTGGAGTTTCTGCCTGAAACTGTCGAGGAGGCCGAAGCCGAAGAGATCAAGGTCGCCATTGTCGGGCGGCCCAACGTGGGCAAGTCGAGCCTGCTGAATGCCTTTGTGGGCGAGGCCCGCGCCATTGTCAGCCCGATCTCGGGCACGACCCGCGATGCGATCGACATGCAGGTGCAGCACGGCGAGAAGATCTACCGCCTGATCGACACCGCCGGCATTCGCAAGAAAAAGAGCGTCGAGTACGGCCCCGAATTTTTTGGCATCAACCGCGCCTTTAAGGCCATTCGCCGCGCCGACGTGGTGCTGCTGGTGATCGACGCCCTTGACGGCGTCACCGAGCAGGACCAGAAGCTGGCGGGCCGCATCGAAGAGGACGGTCGCGCCTGCGTGATTGTGGTCAACAAGTGGGATGCCGTCGAAAAAGACAGCCACACCATCTACGACTTCGACCACCAGATTGCCGCCCGACTAAACTTTTTGGACTGGGCTAAGCGCATTTTCGTTAGCGCTAAGACAGGTCAGCGGGTGCCCAAAATTCTGGAATTGGTCGATCAGGCGGTGGAGCAGCACCGCCGCCGAGTCAGCACCTCGGTGGTCAACGAAGTGCTGGAAGATGCGGTAAAGTGGCACACGCCCCCCACCACCCGCCAGGGTCGCCAGGGCCGCATCTACTACGGCACCCAGGTCACCGTGCGCCCGCCTTCGTTCACGCTGTTTGTCAATGATCCCCACCTGCTGAAAGACAACTACCGTCGTTACGTAGAGCGCCAGTTCCGCGAAAACCTGGGGTTTGAGGGCACACCAATTCGCATTTTCTGGCGGGGCAAGGCCATGCGCGACCTGGAGCGCAACAACCCCAACCGGGCGACGAAAGTGTAA